The genomic DNA CTTCCGCTAATGTAATAAGGCGGATATTCCGTTCGTCAATATCAACGTACAATACGCCCGCACAGCCCGGATAAAGCAGCAGATAAGGCATAAGCCTGTCCCGCAAATCAGGACCATTCCACTCCATCGGTCTCTTGCGGCGTGACGTTTTGACCATATATGTTGAACCATTTCGCACAGCCACGTAGTCTATAAACAAACGGCTATACACGGTATGTCCATTCACTTTAAAAGCAAGCGGTATTTTCATTTTTCCGCCCACCAATTCATAACCCGCGTCTTCCAGCAAGTCCACAGCAGGCCCTTCGTCCAACTCTTCGTTAATTGGTATGGTCTTTAATACAAGCGGTCCCGGCTCCTTTAACCAGGTACGTAAACCGTAAAAAGCCCATACCGCTAATATTACGCCGATCACAACGATGATAACCGTATCATATCGCGTGTCCATGAATCGATCACCTCATGGACATATTCTAGAACAGGAGGTGAAATCCCTTTTCTCCTGTATATCTCATTATAGGCGAACGTAAGTTCGTTAATCAATCCCTCACACCAAAAAGAGGTTCCCTTAAGTTCACAGAACTCTTGAGAACCCCTGAATGTTACTTACGCGACGGATCATTATTGAAGGTCTGCCCTGCTTCCTGAACAGTAAGGTCAATTAGCGAGCGGAAATCAACGTTTTCCTGTTGCAAGTCTGCATTAGCAGACTTATCCAAACGCCAATGCGCCAAAAATTCAATATTGCCTTCTCCACCGGTAATAGGAGAATAAGCCAATCCTTGCAGCGAAAGTCCAAGCTCGTGTGAGAACGTCAGGATGTTTTGCAATACTTCTTTGTGTGTTGCGGGATCGCGGACGACGCCGGATTTCCCCACCTTTTCACGTCCGGCTTCAAATTGCGGCTTAATCAGAGCCACAATGTCAGCAGGCTGATGCAGCAACGCAAGCAATGGCGGCAAAATAATGCGCAGCGAAATAAAAGAAACATCGATACTTGCGAAATTTGGTATAGGACCGTTTAAATCCGCAGGTGTCGTATACCTGAAATTCGTTTTCTCCATTACGCATACCCGTTCGTCATTACGAAGCGACCAGTCCAGCTGATTATATCCCACGTCAATGGCATATACATACTCCGCTCCATGCTGGAGGGCACAATCCGTAAAACCTCCGGTGGATGAGCCGATATCCAGCATCGTCCTGCCCTTCATGTCCAGCTCGAATTGACGGATAGCCTTTTCCAGCTTCAACCCTCCACGGCCTACATACGGATGCACTGCACCCTTTACTTTAAGCTCACTGTCGCGTGGTACCTTCATACCCGCCTTCTCGATCCGTTCACTGTCGGCCAGTACCAGCCCTGCCATAATTGCAGCTTTGGCTTTTTCACGGCTTTCAAAAAATCCTTGCTCTACAAGTAATACATCAATGCGTTCCTTCGGAACAGACATGTTAATCTCCCTTTAAGGCAGCTACGCTGCTCTTGTCATACTTTTTCATTAATATCATCGTTGTCACAAATTCTACTATACCGATTGACCCATGCCATACACTGGCTCGGAAACCCATTTGCGAAGCTTCAGGCATACGGCTTCAACGGTAAGACCTACCTCGGCGCGTTGCTCCTTGATCGAGCCATGCTCGACGAATAGATCAGGAATCCCCATCAGACGCACCTGTGCATTTTGCATTTCTTCTTTGGCGTAAAATTCCAGCACGGCACTACCCAAGCTTCCCGCTTCAGAAGCTTCTTCCAAAATGATCAGCTTCGTATGCTGTTGGGCCAGCTCACGCAGCATATCTTCATCCAACGGCTTAAGGAAACGCGCATTGACGACACCCACCTGCAAACCTTCCCGCTTCATGGCCTCCGCAGCCTCTGTCGCCACCTGAAGCATCGGACCTGAAGCGATTACAGCGTAGCCCTCACCCTTGCGGAGAAGCTCCCAACTACCGATGGGTATGGCCTTCAGTTCTGTGTCCAACGGCACACCAACCACATTAACACGCGGATAGCGATAAGCAATCGGACCATCGTCGTAATCAAGCGCTGTTTTCATCATATGGCGCAGCTCGTTTTCATCCTTAGGCATCATAAGCACCAGATTGGGGATATGACGTAAAAATGCTACGTCGAACACGCCATGGTGCGTTTCTCCGTCGGCCCCGACAAAACCGGCACGGTCAATCGCAAACATCACATTCGCATTATGACGACATATATCATGTACAATTTGATCATAAGCACGCTGCATAAAAGTGGAGTAGACCGCAAATATCGGCTTCATCCCTTCCATTGCCAACGCAGCACACATAGTAGCAGCATGTTGCTCAGCAATACCAACGTCAATCATACGTGCAGGAAATTCCTTGCTGAACGGCACCAGTCCGGAACCACTAGGCATGGCAGGCGTAACCGCTATAATACGTTCGTCCTGTTCAGCCATCTCAATCAGCGTCCGTCCAAAAATTTCCGTATACATGGGGTTGCCCACTGCCTTGAGTACCTGACCGGATTCCATTTTGTACGGACTGATTCCGTGCCATTTGTGTGAATCTGCCTCCGCAGGCTTGTAACCCTTGCCCTTAGTGGTAACGACATGCACCAGCACAGGGCCAGTGACGTTATCAGCCTGCTTGAAGGTTTCGATCAGCTTCGGCAAATCATGTCCGTCGACCGGACCGAGATACGTAAGCCCCAACTCCTCAAACAGCACGCCCGGCACCATCATATATTTAAGACTGTCCTTAACACGGCCAGCCGATTTGGCAAGTTTACCGCCGATAGCAGGTATTTTTTTCAGCAAAACTTCCAGCTCATCCTTAGCCCGCAAATAATGACGGTCCGAGCGGATTTTGCTCAAATAATTATGCATGGCCCCTACATTCGGCGCTATGGACATTTCATTGTCATTCAGAATGACCATCAAGTTTTTACGTTCGTGTCCGATATGATTCAAGGCTTCGAAGGCCATGCCTCCAGTCAACGCTCCATCCCCGATCATAGCAATAACTTTATTGTCCTCGCCCTTCAAATCACGAGCCAAGGCCATCCCCATCGCAGCCGACAAAGAAGTGCTACTATGTCCAGCTTCCCAAACATCATGCTCGCTCTCGCTTCTTTTTACAAAACCGCAAAGTCCATCACGTTGGCGGAGGGTATCAAACCGGTCCATTCGCCCTGTCAATATTTTGTGCACGTAGGCCTGATGCCCGACGTCATAAATCATTTTGTCCTTCGGACTGTTATAGCAGTAATGCAGGGCGATTGTGAGCTCAACCACTCCCAGATTCGATGCCAGATGCCCCCCAGTCACGGACAGCTTCTCAATCAAAAAGCTCCTGATTTCCTCGGCTAGAGAAGCCAGCTCCTCAACCGACAGTGATTTCAGATCGCCTGGTTGCTTTATGTGTGGAAGCAGCACGCATATCTCCCCGCTTTCCTTCAAGTTTGTGTGTAAAGTTAACAAATATTATATCACACTCTGTGACCTTGCTTAAACTCTAGACAAGCCAAAGATACTTTAACCGCACTAGTGATCACGCTTCATCAGGTAATCCGCAATCTCCAGCAAACGCGAAGAATCCGGTATATTGCCTTCTATTAACGCTTTTTTGGCAGATGCCGTGAGTTTCTCTACTTGCTGCTGGGATGCCTCCATACCGATAAAAAACGGATAAGTTACCTTTTCCTGTTCAACATCACTTTGCGTTTTTTTACCCATTTTGCTCTCATCGCCTATAAGATCCAGTATATCGTCCTGAATTTGAAAAGCCAAACCAAGGTCTCGTCCAAATTGGCGAAGCGCTTCTAATTGATTCTTGTCCGCTCCGCCAATCCGTCCACCTGCCAAGAGGGAGAAAATGATCAAATCTGCGGTTTTATGGAGATGGATGTACTCCAGTTCCTCGATCCCTGTCATCCCCTGCTCGCCGGACATATCCGCGACCTGACCGCCTACCATGCCCCGTGCCCCGCTCATTTCGGACAACTCCTCCACGATGGACAGTAGCGCATCGGAGGAAATCCCGTGCCGCCGACCTGTCTGTACGACACTGTAAAAAGCGTGGGTCAGCAATGCATCCCCTGCAAGTACAGCAACCGCCTCACCGTATACCTTATGATTCGTCAGTTTGCCCCGGCGATAATCATCATCATCCATGGCTGGTAAGTCGTCGTGAATCAGGGAGTACGTATGTACCATTTCTACCGCACATGCTACGGGTAACGCTGCCTCCCGGCTTCCGCCGAATGCTTCGGCAGCTGCGATCACAAGCAGAGGCCGCAGGCGTTTTCCACCTGCGGTGAGTGAATAATTCATGGATTCACGAAGAACGGCGGGAATACTCCAATGAGCTGGGAATTGCTCGGTCAATGCAGACGAAACCTCGTCCACCGTCCCGGTCAAATATTCCTTGAACGACGGTTTATTCAACGCCTTCACCACCGTTTTCATCCAATCCGCCGCCGAAAGGCTTCTTGCGCAAATCTCCGTCCTCTTCCACAATCATTTCAATTTTACGCTCAACTTGCTCCAGCTTCTGACTGCAAAGCTGAGACAGCTTCATACCACGCTGGAACAAATCAATGGCTTGCTCCAGAGGAACGTCTCCATGCTCCAGTTGTCCGACAATTTCTTCAAGAGCGGCCATAGCCGCTTCAAAATTCAATTCCGTTTCATTCGCCACCGTGCTTCGCGTCCTCCTTCATTCCCCATACTTGGCAGTCCAACTGCCCGTCACTCACTTTAATCTTGATGGAATCCCCCGGCTGTATGTCTTTTAATGACTTGATTAGCCGTTTCTCGTGCTCATCATACACAAGGCTGTAGCCTCGCGACATGACCTTAAGCGGGCTAAGCGCATCCAACTGACGAATACCCGCGTGCAACTGCTGGCGTCCCGTCTTGGTAACGGCACGCATCGCAGACTCCAACTGACGTTGTGCCACATCCGTCTGTTTGCGGGCCGAACGGATTTGTTCACGCGGGTTAAACCGCTCCAGTACCTGACGCATACGCGCGTTCTTTTCCGCGTTCAGACGCGAACGATTGCCTGCTGCACGGATGAGCCGTTGATGCAGCATGTCCATGCGCTCCGCATGCTGTAGCATATAGCGGCGCGGGTGCAGCAGCACCGGTGAGCGCCGAAGCCGGGTCAACCGCTCACGGCTGGTTTCCAGCCGCTGTCGGAGTGCGTTACGTAATCGCTTTTCCCGCTGGAGTAGCTGATCTCGCAACTCTTGCTGATGAGGCACAGCCAGCTCGGCGGCTGCAGTCGGCGTAGCCGCACGCAAATCGGCTACAAAATCGGCAATCGTAAAATCCGTTTCATGACCGACGGCTGAAATAACCGGAATCCCCGATGCAAAAATGGCACGCGCAACCGCTTCCTCGTTAAACGCCCATAACTCCTCAAGCGAGCCACCGCCCCGCCCGACGATCATCACCTGAACCTCCTGCATACGGTTCATGGCTTCAATCGCCTTAACGATAGCGGGCGCAGCACCTTTTCCCTGCACAAGCACAGGATACAGCACAATTCCAGCCTGAGGGTATCTCCGTTGAAGCGTCGTGATAATATCGCGTACGGCAGCTCCGGTTGGTGAAGTAATGACACCGATTGTCGACGGGTGAGCAGGCAATTTGCGCTTGCGGGCGCTGTCGAACAGCCCTTCAACATCCAGCTTTTGCTTGAGCTGCTCATATGCAAGATAGAGACTTCCGACGCCATCAGGCTGCATCTGGGTCGCATAAAATTGATACTGTCCATCTCTTTCGTACACAGATACGTTTCCCCGGGCAATAACACGCGTACCTTCCTTTGGCACAAAGGGAAGCCGCTGATTATGAGTCGCAAACATAATCGAACGGATGCGGCTACCCTCATCCTTGAGCGTAAAGTACATATGACCACTCGAATGATGCGTAAAGTTAGAAATTTCCCCGCGTATCCATACGTCGGACAGCACCTGATCCGATTCCAGCTTCATCCGGATATAGCGATTCAGGTCCTTAATAGAGTAAATACGCTGTTCAGCCACAGACAACCGCCCTTATGCCAAACCGTGCGACCGCTTGGCCGCTACGAGTGTATTTTGCATCAGCATGGTAATCGTCATTGGACCTACACCGCCGGGAACAGGGGTAATCGGACCGGATACTTGCTTCACGCTCTCAAAATCAACGTCACCCGCCAGTTTTCCGCTCTCCAGACGATTCATGCCTACATCAATGACCACCGCTCCGGGCTTCACGAAAGAAGCATCAATAAAGTTGGCTTTGCCAATGGCAACCACCAAAATATCCGCTTGCCGACTCAGCTCGGCGATATTCGCCGTACGAGAGTGGCACATGGTCACCGTAGCATTTTCGCGCTGCAACAACAGCGATACCGGCTTGCCCACGATATTACTGCGACCAATGACCACCGCATGCTTCCCCGCAATTTCTACCCCCGCACGCTTGATCAGCTCAATGACACCAGCAGGAGTACAGGGCAGTAGACTATCATCACCGATGACCAGATTCCCTACGTTCACCGGATGGAATCCATCCACATCCTTCTCGACTTCAATAGCGTCAATGACTGCTTTTTCATGAATGTGTTTTGGCAACGGAAGCTGTACCAGAATCCCGTGAATATTACTTTGGTGATTCAGTTTGTCCACCAGTTCCAGCAATGCTTCCTGCGAAGTATCCGCTGCCAGCCGATGTACCTCGGAATAATAACCGAGATCATGACATGCTTTTTCCTTGTTTCTAACATATACCTGAGAAGCAGGGTCTTCACCTACCAGTACGACAGCCAGTCCAGGCTGAAAGTTGTGCTCCTTCAGACGGACGACCTCCTGCTGAATGCTTGCTCGAATATCTTTAGAGATTTGTTTGCCATCAATGATCGGTGCTGACATATTCAACCACTCTCCAACCTGAGTAAAATAATCTCAACTTAAAACCGTGCTTTCAATTGCTCCAGCTCTTGTATAATTCGTCCCAGAACACCGTTGACAAATTTACCGGACTCCTCGGTGCCAAAATGCTTGGACAATTCAATCGCTTCATTGACTGCAACTTTAGCTGGAACATCCTCACGAAAAATCATTTCATATGCCGCCAGTCTCAAAATCTGGCGATCCACGCGTGAAAGTCTGCTGATCTGCCAACCTTTAAGATAATCCACCAGAAGTTTGTCAATCGCTTCCTTGTGCTCCCAGGTACCTCGCACATGCTCCAATACGTAAGTCCTTAATACTGCTGCATTTTTGATGACTACTTCCGCTTCGTTTTCCTCTGCGGCTTCCTGTAGCAGCATATCCACAGCTGCTGCCGCATCCACTTCATTCATTTCCATATGGTACATGCTTTGTACCGCTATTTCCCTCGCCAGACGTCTTTTCATGCCCTGCCTCCTACGCTTGCCTGTATCTATTTTTTCATTTTAACCAATTCCACAAAAAAACCTGTGAACGCAACCTCCAAAACGTTGGGCGCAAAGAAGCTACAGCTCTATTTTGGAGAAAGCGTATCACAGGGTTCATTTAAAAGGACGCCAACGCTGCGACAGCCAGTCGCTCCATTCCTTCCAAGGGAGGAGGGAACCAAGCGCTGCGTCGCTACGTCTTCCTAACGTATATCCGATGAACACCATCAATGCAAAGAACAACATATTCCAAAAGCCTGCCCACAAATAAATAAACCCGAAAAAAATGCCAGCCGTAATCCCCATGATCCGACCCTTGTAACTTCCCCATATTTCTTTCCAGGGCATCAGGGAAAATCACCTCTATTCCACACGACTCTTAAAGCTTGGTGACTGAGAAACATTGGCGATGTACACAGACACATTGGACACAGGAATTCCCGTAATTTCTTCCACATGGTCGTGTACCCCCTTTTGTACCTCGGAGGTTAACACCGGAATAGAACTTTCCCCGTCCACAACCGCCCGAATCGTAATATCAAGTCCCGATTCCAGCACGCGAATACGTGCTTTCAAATCCTGTATCCCACGAAATCTGGAGGCCGCTTTGAGACACAGATTTTCGATGGTATCCACTGAAATCTGAATGTCGCCGTACTCCGTTCGTTGATCTATAGAATGCTGTACCGTTTGGTTCCGGCGAATGGAGATATAGAAAACCCGGAGACTCAAAAGCAGCAGCACTCCTGCAATAATCAGGCTGGTAAACCACACAATCCGCTCATCCTGAATGCTTAAGGCATACGGAATGGCCCCGCTCAGGAGGAGGATGGCGAGAATGGAAATAATTCCAATACTTAAGCTGTACAAGAACAGCAGAAGTCTGTCCATAACTTTAGCCACGAAACGCACAGCCTCCTTAAATTAGAGTAAACCCTCGACCCTTAAGGGTCGGGGGTTTGTACAAAGTATCGCTCTATTTAACCCGTCCGGCGCCCAGAACTTCCGGCTCTTCTACTTTTTCGGCACTTTTGAATTGAACATCATGAATTTGCACGTTCACTTCAACAACATTAAGACCTGTCATAGTTTCAATGGAACGCTTAACATTGTGCTGAATAGCAGCAGCCACCTCAGGCAGACGGTTACCGTACTCGATAATGACGGAGACGTCTACAGCTGCTTCACGCTGTCCGACTTCCACTTTTACACCTTTGGACAAATTTTTGCGGCCCAGCAGTTCGGCAAACCCGCCTGCAAATCCCCCACTCATTCCCGCTACGCCCGGCACCTCAACGGTTGCCAGTCCGGCAATGACTTCAATAACCTCCGGGGCAATCTGAATCTCCCCAATTTCTGTACGCTCGAATTCGGTTGGCACTGTGCTCATACCTTCAACACCTTTCGGTCAAAATAAGTTTCACTTCAGCTTTGGATTTCAAAGCAGACATGCTCACTTATTATCCATACTATATCATTTGGCGTTCATTATGACAAACTGAGGAAATATACCGATTAAACTTCGTTTTCCTCCAAAAATTTAATATCAAAATCGCCCTTGACGAAGGTCGGATGCTCCAACAATCGTTGATGAAAAGAAATCGTTGTCGGTATGCCTTCAATAGCAAATTCAGACAGAGCCCGCTTCATTTTGGCAATCGCTTCCTGACGTGTAGGCGCCCACACAATCAAT from Paenibacillus sp. FSL R10-2782 includes the following:
- a CDS encoding TlyA family RNA methyltransferase, producing the protein MSVPKERIDVLLVEQGFFESREKAKAAIMAGLVLADSERIEKAGMKVPRDSELKVKGAVHPYVGRGGLKLEKAIRQFELDMKGRTMLDIGSSTGGFTDCALQHGAEYVYAIDVGYNQLDWSLRNDERVCVMEKTNFRYTTPADLNGPIPNFASIDVSFISLRIILPPLLALLHQPADIVALIKPQFEAGREKVGKSGVVRDPATHKEVLQNILTFSHELGLSLQGLAYSPITGGEGNIEFLAHWRLDKSANADLQQENVDFRSLIDLTVQEAGQTFNNDPSRK
- the dxs gene encoding 1-deoxy-D-xylulose-5-phosphate synthase gives rise to the protein MLLPHIKQPGDLKSLSVEELASLAEEIRSFLIEKLSVTGGHLASNLGVVELTIALHYCYNSPKDKMIYDVGHQAYVHKILTGRMDRFDTLRQRDGLCGFVKRSESEHDVWEAGHSSTSLSAAMGMALARDLKGEDNKVIAMIGDGALTGGMAFEALNHIGHERKNLMVILNDNEMSIAPNVGAMHNYLSKIRSDRHYLRAKDELEVLLKKIPAIGGKLAKSAGRVKDSLKYMMVPGVLFEELGLTYLGPVDGHDLPKLIETFKQADNVTGPVLVHVVTTKGKGYKPAEADSHKWHGISPYKMESGQVLKAVGNPMYTEIFGRTLIEMAEQDERIIAVTPAMPSGSGLVPFSKEFPARMIDVGIAEQHAATMCAALAMEGMKPIFAVYSTFMQRAYDQIVHDICRHNANVMFAIDRAGFVGADGETHHGVFDVAFLRHIPNLVLMMPKDENELRHMMKTALDYDDGPIAYRYPRVNVVGVPLDTELKAIPIGSWELLRKGEGYAVIASGPMLQVATEAAEAMKREGLQVGVVNARFLKPLDEDMLRELAQQHTKLIILEEASEAGSLGSAVLEFYAKEEMQNAQVRLMGIPDLFVEHGSIKEQRAEVGLTVEAVCLKLRKWVSEPVYGMGQSV
- a CDS encoding polyprenyl synthetase family protein codes for the protein MKTVVKALNKPSFKEYLTGTVDEVSSALTEQFPAHWSIPAVLRESMNYSLTAGGKRLRPLLVIAAAEAFGGSREAALPVACAVEMVHTYSLIHDDLPAMDDDDYRRGKLTNHKVYGEAVAVLAGDALLTHAFYSVVQTGRRHGISSDALLSIVEELSEMSGARGMVGGQVADMSGEQGMTGIEELEYIHLHKTADLIIFSLLAGGRIGGADKNQLEALRQFGRDLGLAFQIQDDILDLIGDESKMGKKTQSDVEQEKVTYPFFIGMEASQQQVEKLTASAKKALIEGNIPDSSRLLEIADYLMKRDH
- the xseB gene encoding exodeoxyribonuclease VII small subunit, which codes for MANETELNFEAAMAALEEIVGQLEHGDVPLEQAIDLFQRGMKLSQLCSQKLEQVERKIEMIVEEDGDLRKKPFGGGLDENGGEGVE
- the xseA gene encoding exodeoxyribonuclease VII large subunit gives rise to the protein MAEQRIYSIKDLNRYIRMKLESDQVLSDVWIRGEISNFTHHSSGHMYFTLKDEGSRIRSIMFATHNQRLPFVPKEGTRVIARGNVSVYERDGQYQFYATQMQPDGVGSLYLAYEQLKQKLDVEGLFDSARKRKLPAHPSTIGVITSPTGAAVRDIITTLQRRYPQAGIVLYPVLVQGKGAAPAIVKAIEAMNRMQEVQVMIVGRGGGSLEELWAFNEEAVARAIFASGIPVISAVGHETDFTIADFVADLRAATPTAAAELAVPHQQELRDQLLQREKRLRNALRQRLETSRERLTRLRRSPVLLHPRRYMLQHAERMDMLHQRLIRAAGNRSRLNAEKNARMRQVLERFNPREQIRSARKQTDVAQRQLESAMRAVTKTGRQQLHAGIRQLDALSPLKVMSRGYSLVYDEHEKRLIKSLKDIQPGDSIKIKVSDGQLDCQVWGMKEDAKHGGE
- the folD gene encoding bifunctional methylenetetrahydrofolate dehydrogenase/methenyltetrahydrofolate cyclohydrolase FolD: MSAPIIDGKQISKDIRASIQQEVVRLKEHNFQPGLAVVLVGEDPASQVYVRNKEKACHDLGYYSEVHRLAADTSQEALLELVDKLNHQSNIHGILVQLPLPKHIHEKAVIDAIEVEKDVDGFHPVNVGNLVIGDDSLLPCTPAGVIELIKRAGVEIAGKHAVVIGRSNIVGKPVSLLLQRENATVTMCHSRTANIAELSRQADILVVAIGKANFIDASFVKPGAVVIDVGMNRLESGKLAGDVDFESVKQVSGPITPVPGGVGPMTITMLMQNTLVAAKRSHGLA
- the nusB gene encoding transcription antitermination factor NusB, which produces MKRRLAREIAVQSMYHMEMNEVDAAAAVDMLLQEAAEENEAEVVIKNAAVLRTYVLEHVRGTWEHKEAIDKLLVDYLKGWQISRLSRVDRQILRLAAYEMIFREDVPAKVAVNEAIELSKHFGTEESGKFVNGVLGRIIQELEQLKARF
- a CDS encoding DUF2273 domain-containing protein, with the translated sequence MPWKEIWGSYKGRIMGITAGIFFGFIYLWAGFWNMLFFALMVFIGYTLGRRSDAALGSLLPWKEWSDWLSQRWRPFK
- the amaP gene encoding alkaline shock response membrane anchor protein AmaP, translated to MAKVMDRLLLFLYSLSIGIISILAILLLSGAIPYALSIQDERIVWFTSLIIAGVLLLLSLRVFYISIRRNQTVQHSIDQRTEYGDIQISVDTIENLCLKAASRFRGIQDLKARIRVLESGLDITIRAVVDGESSIPVLTSEVQKGVHDHVEEITGIPVSNVSVYIANVSQSPSFKSRVE
- a CDS encoding Asp23/Gls24 family envelope stress response protein, which translates into the protein MSTVPTEFERTEIGEIQIAPEVIEVIAGLATVEVPGVAGMSGGFAGGFAELLGRKNLSKGVKVEVGQREAAVDVSVIIEYGNRLPEVAAAIQHNVKRSIETMTGLNVVEVNVQIHDVQFKSAEKVEEPEVLGAGRVK